The nucleotide window TCCGGCAAACGCGGGCAGCTCGTAGGTGGGAATACGTTCGGTCATTGGGGCAATATGCAGCTTACAACTCATTTCCTGAGCGGCACCCAGTTGCTAGCAACCGGCGGGGCGGAGTTTGGTTGGGTTTGGGGCGTGGGCTTCAGCCGCCAGGCTGCGAAAAGCACTTCAGCCGCGGCGCACCTTGGCCTCCACCGAAGGTCGGACTCTTATGCGATAGTGTGCGGCTTTTTCCGCAACTTTCCGCTGTGCCGCTCCATTAATCCTGGCCTTACTTTATGCTGAAATTTCTTGTTAAGGGTTGCTTATTTATCCTAGCTGGGGGCCTGCTCAGCTATAGCCCGGCAGCAGCGCAAACTGCCGGCACTACCCCCCGCTATGCGCAAAGCGACGCCCTGCGCGCGCCCAACGGCATTAATGAGCGGCCACGCTACGGGGGCATGACTAAGACGGCCGCCCAGCGGGAAGCGGATGCGCGTTTTGTGGCCGAAGCCCGGCAGCAGTACGGCAGTGCCCAGGCTGCCATGCAGGCCCACGTCAATTTCGGCTGGCACTACCTGGCTACGGGCCACGCTCCTACGGCCATCAAGCGCTTCAACCAGGCTTGGCTGCTCGACTCCACAGCGGCCGACGTTTACTTCGGCTTCAGCGCCTATTTGCGTCAAACCAATCAGTTAGTCGAGGCTGCGCAGTTTGAACAGCTGGCCGGCCGGCACGACTCGGGCAATGCGGCCCGGCTGCGGTACTACGCCAGCTTGGGCTACGGCCAGTCGTTGCGCCGCGACTACGTCGGAGCCATTGCCGCCAACGAGCAGATTCTGGCTCTGGACCCCACCAATGCCTCCGCCCTCGGTCGTATTGGCTATTTCGCCATGCAGCAGCAGGATACGGCCCGCGCCGGGCAGTACCTGAGCCGGGCCGTGGCCCTGAACCCGCAGGACTCGGTAGCTTACCTGAACCGGGGCTGGGTGCGCTACGGGCAGAAGCGTTACCCGGCGGCCGTAGCCGACTTTACCCGGGCCCTTAGCATCAATCCGCGCTACGTGAGTGCCTACGCCAACCGGGCCCTGGCTTACTCTGAGGCCGGCAACTACCCGGCCGCCATTGCCGATTGGCAAACCTGCCTGAGCCTGGTATCCTCCCGCGACAGAACCCAGTTCTACTTTCTTATCGGGCAGGCCAAGACGAAAATCAATGACCCCGCGGGGCCTGTGAAGCTTGGCGCCAAGCCCTGAAATGGGCCTACACACCCGACGCAGAAAGAGAAATCCGCCGGGCTATGAAGAGCAGCTGTGACAAATAACCGGTTCTAGAATCGGGC belongs to Hymenobacter cellulosilyticus and includes:
- a CDS encoding tetratricopeptide repeat protein, whose product is MLKFLVKGCLFILAGGLLSYSPAAAQTAGTTPRYAQSDALRAPNGINERPRYGGMTKTAAQREADARFVAEARQQYGSAQAAMQAHVNFGWHYLATGHAPTAIKRFNQAWLLDSTAADVYFGFSAYLRQTNQLVEAAQFEQLAGRHDSGNAARLRYYASLGYGQSLRRDYVGAIAANEQILALDPTNASALGRIGYFAMQQQDTARAGQYLSRAVALNPQDSVAYLNRGWVRYGQKRYPAAVADFTRALSINPRYVSAYANRALAYSEAGNYPAAIADWQTCLSLVSSRDRTQFYFLIGQAKTKINDPAGPVKLGAKP